The proteins below are encoded in one region of Leucoraja erinacea ecotype New England chromosome 26, Leri_hhj_1, whole genome shotgun sequence:
- the LOC129709778 gene encoding CD276 antigen-like isoform X3, with protein MKFQLNLVILWMQFGVGVESAVENAITAIYGQFVVLGCSFTVSNKSSLEMVYITWQRKNVENVVHSYYYGVDQLQYQDPRYAGRTSLFLEELKNGNASLKIQKLTFQDSGSYECHIHYKTKPDRSSVSVNVVAHYEEPILGITQKLSSCILSFKSHGYPKANASWYKGDNLNHSLSSKYSSYISEDGFYWVQSKMEINVTEKPSSYTFVLRNPALNQTISRTLHLNSGST; from the exons ATGAAATTTCAGCTTAATCTAGTTATTCTGTGGATGCAGTTTGGAGTTGGGG TTGAATCTGCAGTCGAGAACGCCATTACAGCAATCTACGGCCAGTTTGTTGTGCTGGGGTGCAGTTTCACCGTGAGTAACAAGTCGTCTTTGGAGATGGTTTATATCACTTGGcaacggaaaaatgttgaaaacgtTGTCCATAGTTACTACTATGGAGTAGATCAGTTACAATATCAGGATCCACGATACGCAGGCAGAACAAGCTTATTTCTAGAAGAGTTGAAGAATGGGAATGCTTCCCTGAAAATCCAAAAATTAACATTTCAAGACTCTGGATCATATGAATGTCACATCCATTACAAAACTAAACCTGATCGAAGTTCTGTATCGGTCAACGTTGTAG CTCACTACGAGGAGCCAATTTTGGGTATCACACAGAAATTGTCCAGCTGCATTTTAAGTTTCAAATCCCATGGCTATCCTAAGGCTAATGCTTCTTGGTACAAAGGAGACAATTTGAATCATTCCCTTTCATCCAAATATTCGTCCTACATATCTGAAGATGGATTTTATTGGGTTCAAAGCAAAATGGAAATCAATGTCACAGAAAAACCTTCATCCTATACATTTGTGCTAAGAAACCCTGCTCTCAATCAAACTATTTCTAGGACACTACATCTTAATTCGG GATCAACCTAG
- the LOC129709778 gene encoding CD276 antigen-like isoform X2: MKFQLNLVILWMQFGVGVESAVENAITAIYGQFVVLGCSFTVSNKSSLEMVYITWQRKNVENVVHSYYYGVDQLQYQDPRYAGRTSLFLEELKNGNASLKIQKLTFQDSGSYECHIHYKTKPDRSSVSVNVVAHYEEPILGITQKLSSCILSFKSHGYPKANASWYKGDNLNHSLSSKYSSYISEDGFYWVQSKMEINVTEKPSSYTFVLRNPALNQTISRTLHLNSGQDVT, from the exons ATGAAATTTCAGCTTAATCTAGTTATTCTGTGGATGCAGTTTGGAGTTGGGG TTGAATCTGCAGTCGAGAACGCCATTACAGCAATCTACGGCCAGTTTGTTGTGCTGGGGTGCAGTTTCACCGTGAGTAACAAGTCGTCTTTGGAGATGGTTTATATCACTTGGcaacggaaaaatgttgaaaacgtTGTCCATAGTTACTACTATGGAGTAGATCAGTTACAATATCAGGATCCACGATACGCAGGCAGAACAAGCTTATTTCTAGAAGAGTTGAAGAATGGGAATGCTTCCCTGAAAATCCAAAAATTAACATTTCAAGACTCTGGATCATATGAATGTCACATCCATTACAAAACTAAACCTGATCGAAGTTCTGTATCGGTCAACGTTGTAG CTCACTACGAGGAGCCAATTTTGGGTATCACACAGAAATTGTCCAGCTGCATTTTAAGTTTCAAATCCCATGGCTATCCTAAGGCTAATGCTTCTTGGTACAAAGGAGACAATTTGAATCATTCCCTTTCATCCAAATATTCGTCCTACATATCTGAAGATGGATTTTATTGGGTTCAAAGCAAAATGGAAATCAATGTCACAGAAAAACCTTCATCCTATACATTTGTGCTAAGAAACCCTGCTCTCAATCAAACTATTTCTAGGACACTACATCTTAATTCGG
- the LOC129709778 gene encoding CD276 antigen-like isoform X1 has translation MKFQLNLVILWMQFGVGVESAVENAITAIYGQFVVLGCSFTVSNKSSLEMVYITWQRKNVENVVHSYYYGVDQLQYQDPRYAGRTSLFLEELKNGNASLKIQKLTFQDSGSYECHIHYKTKPDRSSVSVNVVAHYEEPILGITQKLSSCILSFKSHGYPKANASWYKGDNLNHSLSSKYSSYISEDGFYWVQSKMEINVTEKPSSYTFVLRNPALNQTISRTLHLNSESTTGTPHSPSNYPLIASCIIMMLMIFVLFCLYSSTIKETKNANGELI, from the exons ATGAAATTTCAGCTTAATCTAGTTATTCTGTGGATGCAGTTTGGAGTTGGGG TTGAATCTGCAGTCGAGAACGCCATTACAGCAATCTACGGCCAGTTTGTTGTGCTGGGGTGCAGTTTCACCGTGAGTAACAAGTCGTCTTTGGAGATGGTTTATATCACTTGGcaacggaaaaatgttgaaaacgtTGTCCATAGTTACTACTATGGAGTAGATCAGTTACAATATCAGGATCCACGATACGCAGGCAGAACAAGCTTATTTCTAGAAGAGTTGAAGAATGGGAATGCTTCCCTGAAAATCCAAAAATTAACATTTCAAGACTCTGGATCATATGAATGTCACATCCATTACAAAACTAAACCTGATCGAAGTTCTGTATCGGTCAACGTTGTAG CTCACTACGAGGAGCCAATTTTGGGTATCACACAGAAATTGTCCAGCTGCATTTTAAGTTTCAAATCCCATGGCTATCCTAAGGCTAATGCTTCTTGGTACAAAGGAGACAATTTGAATCATTCCCTTTCATCCAAATATTCGTCCTACATATCTGAAGATGGATTTTATTGGGTTCAAAGCAAAATGGAAATCAATGTCACAGAAAAACCTTCATCCTATACATTTGTGCTAAGAAACCCTGCTCTCAATCAAACTATTTCTAGGACACTACATCTTAATTCGG AAAGCACCACTGGAACACCTCACTCTCCCAGCAACTATCCTTTAATCGCGAGTTGCATTATTATGATGCTAATGATATTTGTGTTATTTTGCTTATATAGCAGCACAATTAAAGAAACTAAAAATGCTAATGGTGAACTGATCTGA